A DNA window from Zingiber officinale cultivar Zhangliang chromosome 3A, Zo_v1.1, whole genome shotgun sequence contains the following coding sequences:
- the LOC122051659 gene encoding rac-like GTP-binding protein 5: MSASRFIKCVTVGDGAVGKTCMLISYTSNTFPTDYVPTVFDNFSANVVVDGNTVNLGLWDTAGQEDYNRLRPLSYRGADVFLLAFSLISKASYENVAKKWIPELRHYAPGVPIILVGTKLDLRDDTQFFIEHPGASSITTAQGEELRKQIGAAAYIECSSKTQQNVKAVFDQAIKVVLQPPKKNKKKKRQQRNCSIL; encoded by the exons ATGAGCGCGTCGAGGTTTATCAAGTGTGTCACTGTCGGTGACGGCGCCGTAGGAAAGACCTGCATGCTTATATCCTACACCAGCAACACTTTTCCAACT GACTATGTTCCCACGGTGTTTGACAATTTCAGTGCTAATGTAGTGGTAGATGGAAACACAGTTAACTTAGGGTTGTGGGATACTGCAG GCCAGGAGGATTACAACAGATTGAGACCTTTGAGCTACCGTGGTGCAGATGTTTTTCTGCTTGCCTTTTCGCTCATTAGTAAAGCAAGTTATGAAAATGTTGCTAAGAAG TGGATTCCTGAATTGCGGCACTATGCACCTGGTGTGCCCATAATTCTTGTCGGAACAAAACTGG ATCTTCGAGATGATACACAATTTTTCATCGAACATCCCGGTGCCTCTTCCATTACTACTGCTCAG GGGGAAGAACTGCGAAAGCAAATAGGAGCTGCTGCATATATCGAGTGCAGCTCAAAGACCCAGCAA AACGTCAAGGCAGTGTTTGATCAAGCCATCAAGGTTGTACTTCAACCGCccaagaaaaacaagaagaagaaaaggcaaCAGAGAAATTGCTCGATTTTGTGA
- the LOC122051658 gene encoding uncharacterized protein LOC122051658 — MGAQCSRQVHRRKALASEKRALLDLLESSGTEFPGSDHRPADHKAWMSALGPGELRLNQIVWPGTHDSATDCIGIPCITRPFAQCQSSSIYRQLCLGARLLDVRVQKDRRVCHGPLVSYPVDRVLDAVKRFLEETEHELVVLELRTEFGHEDPPDFDKFLVDSLGDLLIPYDDTIFAKTIAEVLPGRVLCVWKPRKAAAPGAGSPLWGPGCLIDHWVDTDLPMTKFENNMRRLGEQKAVTERRHLYRVENTATPQADNPVVCVRPVTRRIRGYARLFIAQAFQKGIADRLQVLSTDFIDVDFVDACVGLTLARIQGKAA; from the coding sequence ATGGGCGCCCAGTGCTCGAGGCAAGTGCACCGCCGCAAGGCCTTGGCTTCCGAGAAGCGAGCTCTGCTCGACCTTCTTGAGTCCTCCGGCACCGAGTTCCCCGGATCCGACCACCGCCCGGCCGACCACAAGGCTTGGATGTCAGCACTCGGCCCCGGCGAGCTGCGCCTCAACCAGATCGTGTGGCCCGGAACCCATGACTCCGCCACCGACTGCATCGGCATCCCCTGCATCACCCGCCCCTTCGCCCAGTGCCAGTCATCCTCCATCTACCGCCAGCTCTGCCTTGGTGCCCGCCTCCTCGACGTCCGCGTCCAGAAAGATCGACGGGTCTGCCACGGGCCCCTCGTATCCTACCCCGTCGACCGCGTCCTCGACGCCGTCAAGCGCTTCCTCGAAGAAACAGAGCACGAGCTCGTCGTCCTCGAGCTCCGAACAGAGTTCGGACACGAGGACCCCCCGGACTTCGATAAGTTCCTCGTCGACAGCCTCGGCGACCTCCTCATCCCCTACGACGACACCATCTTCGCCAAGACCATCGCCGAGGTGCTTCCGGGCAGAGTGCTGTGCGTGTGGAAGCCGCGGAAGGCGGCGGCGCCGGGAGCCGGGAGCCCGTTATGGGGGCCGGGGTGCCTGATCGACCACTGGGTGGACACCGACCTTCCGATGACCAAGTTCGAGAACAACATGCGGCGGCTGGGAGAGCAGAAGGCGGTGACAGAGCGGAGGCACCTTTACCGGGTGGAGAACACGGCGACGCCGCAGGCGGATAACCCGGTGGTGTGCGTGCGGCCGGTGACGAGGCGAATACGCGGGTACGCGAGGCTGTTCATCGCGCAGGCGTTCCAGAAGGGGATCGCCGACCGGCTGCAGGTGCTGTCCACCGACTTCATCGACGTTGACTTCGTAGACGCGTGCGTGGGGTTGACGCTCGCGAGGATCCAGGGGAAGGCGGCGTGA